Proteins encoded by one window of Paenibacillus urinalis:
- the zwf gene encoding glucose-6-phosphate dehydrogenase has product MNPTTFVLFGATGDLAKRKIYPALYHLFLNGKLPETFSLIGLGRRSLSDETFQAHVKQSLFDFYRFEVKEDHTLQAFLSLFGFNILNIDKQEDFVQLKERVEAWEQGHEGRVNRFFYLSVGPEFFGTIASQIENSGLGEVTGWKRLVIEKPFGHDLASARVLNAQLSEAFAEEEIYRIDHYLGKPMVQRLEALQQANPVIQALWNNRYIANVQITADETVGVEERAGYYDHVGAVRDMFQNHMLQLLMMLAIQVPQNSTTAENVRLKKKKVLEAIEPLQRQDVAKRIVRGQYAGGTLHGTPVQGYTSEPGIAADSMNDTFIAAKLNIDNYYWRGVPFYIRTGKRLKSKHTRMVVEFKDPIKSLGSAQQSITPNLLIFDIGPDEGITLQLNTKDRELKGGFKPVNIDLYPDRTEAPEAYETLINDALIGDSTFFVHWDEVELSWKWVQPILEAFAENEVPLHHYPAGSHGPAAANELLAQDGYRWWFDEPDETFVVHETERAAEDESSEATPVAQVIVG; this is encoded by the coding sequence GTGAATCCTACAACTTTTGTATTGTTTGGAGCTACAGGCGATTTGGCCAAACGAAAAATATATCCTGCACTTTATCATTTGTTCCTAAACGGAAAGCTGCCGGAGACATTTTCTCTGATTGGACTGGGGAGAAGAAGCTTATCTGATGAAACCTTCCAGGCCCATGTTAAGCAATCTCTTTTTGATTTTTATCGTTTCGAAGTAAAGGAAGATCATACGTTACAAGCATTTCTAAGCTTATTCGGCTTTAATATTTTGAATATTGATAAACAAGAGGATTTTGTTCAATTAAAAGAACGCGTGGAGGCGTGGGAGCAAGGTCATGAAGGCCGTGTGAATCGTTTCTTCTACCTTTCTGTAGGACCCGAGTTCTTCGGAACGATCGCATCCCAAATCGAGAACAGCGGACTTGGTGAAGTTACGGGCTGGAAGAGACTTGTCATTGAGAAACCTTTTGGACATGATCTGGCTTCGGCTCGAGTGCTTAATGCTCAATTAAGCGAGGCATTCGCTGAAGAGGAAATATACAGAATTGACCATTATCTTGGCAAGCCGATGGTTCAGCGTCTTGAAGCATTACAGCAGGCGAACCCGGTAATTCAAGCCTTGTGGAATAATCGCTACATCGCGAACGTTCAGATAACAGCTGATGAAACCGTTGGAGTGGAAGAGCGTGCAGGCTATTATGATCATGTGGGCGCTGTACGGGATATGTTCCAGAATCACATGCTCCAGCTGCTCATGATGCTGGCGATCCAAGTACCTCAGAACAGCACAACAGCGGAAAATGTACGATTGAAGAAGAAAAAAGTGCTTGAAGCGATTGAACCATTGCAGAGACAGGATGTTGCTAAACGCATTGTGCGAGGTCAATACGCTGGAGGAACACTTCATGGCACACCGGTCCAAGGTTATACTTCTGAGCCGGGTATTGCAGCAGACTCGATGAACGATACGTTTATCGCTGCCAAGCTGAACATTGATAACTACTACTGGCGTGGAGTTCCGTTCTATATCCGTACAGGTAAACGTTTGAAATCCAAGCATACACGTATGGTTGTCGAATTCAAAGATCCGATTAAATCACTCGGCAGCGCACAGCAATCCATTACGCCCAATCTGCTGATCTTTGATATTGGTCCAGATGAAGGAATTACACTGCAGCTGAATACGAAGGACCGCGAGCTGAAGGGTGGATTCAAGCCAGTCAACATTGATCTGTACCCTGACCGGACGGAGGCGCCGGAGGCTTATGAGACCCTGATTAACGATGCCCTCATTGGCGACTCCACCTTCTTTGTCCACTGGGATGAAGTGGAGCTCTCATGGAAATGGGTACAACCGATACTTGAGGCTTTTGCTGAGAACGAAGTACCGCTTCATCACTACCCTGCGGGTTCTCATGGTCCGGCAGCAGCGAATGAACTGCTCGCTCAGGACGGTTACCGCTGGTGGTTTGATGAGCCGGATGAGACCTTTGTCGTACATGAAACGGAGAGAGCTGCTGAAGATGAATCCTCAGAAGCTACTCCTGTTGCACAAGTTATTGTAGGATAA